A stretch of the Polyangiaceae bacterium genome encodes the following:
- a CDS encoding aldo/keto reductase: MTKSHRTLGTNGPQVFPLALGCMGMSGMYGPSDDAESERTIAMAVERGVSLLDTGDFYGMGHNEMLIGRAIRGRRERVQLSVKFGALRSPDGGWTGVDGRPQAVKNFAAYSLKRLGVEVIDVYRPARLDPNVPIEETMGAVAELIKAGYVKHAGLSEVGVETIRRAHAVCPVADLQIEYSLASRAPETRIFPALGELGIGATLYGVLSRGLFGGSRPKGPGDFRAYLPRFAGGNRSHNDGVVGKLAEQARRRNMTPGQLAIAWTLAKQPSFVPVIGARTVAQLEDALAALEKPLSDADVRELEALVPSGAVAGERYAPEHMRNLDSER, encoded by the coding sequence ATGACGAAGAGCCACAGGACCCTGGGAACGAACGGCCCGCAGGTGTTTCCGCTCGCCCTCGGCTGCATGGGGATGAGCGGTATGTACGGGCCCAGCGACGACGCCGAGAGCGAGCGCACCATCGCGATGGCCGTGGAGCGCGGCGTGAGCCTGCTCGACACCGGTGACTTCTACGGCATGGGCCACAACGAGATGCTGATCGGGCGCGCCATCCGCGGGCGCCGCGAGCGCGTGCAGCTCTCGGTCAAGTTCGGCGCGCTGCGCTCCCCCGACGGCGGCTGGACCGGCGTGGACGGCCGCCCGCAAGCGGTGAAGAACTTCGCTGCCTACAGCCTGAAGCGACTGGGAGTCGAGGTGATCGACGTCTACCGGCCGGCCCGTCTCGACCCCAACGTGCCCATCGAGGAGACGATGGGCGCGGTCGCCGAGCTGATCAAGGCTGGCTACGTCAAGCACGCGGGGCTGTCGGAGGTCGGCGTGGAGACGATTCGCCGCGCGCACGCCGTGTGCCCGGTCGCGGATCTGCAGATCGAATATTCGCTGGCGAGCCGCGCGCCGGAGACGCGCATCTTCCCGGCGCTCGGCGAGCTCGGCATCGGCGCGACGCTCTACGGCGTGCTCTCTCGCGGGCTCTTCGGCGGTAGTCGGCCCAAGGGACCCGGGGACTTCCGCGCGTACCTGCCGCGCTTCGCCGGCGGCAACCGCTCGCACAACGACGGGGTCGTGGGCAAGCTGGCGGAGCAGGCGCGCCGGCGGAACATGACGCCGGGACAGCTCGCCATCGCCTGGACGCTGGCGAAGCAGCCGAGCTTCGTGCCGGTGATCGGCGCGCGAACGGTGGCGCAGCTCGAGGACGCGCTCGCAGCGTTGGAGAAGCCGCTGTCGGACGCCGACGTGCGCGAGCTCGAGGCGCTGGTCCCGTCCGGCGCCGTCGCTGGTGAGCGCTACGCCCCGGAGCACATGCGAAACCTGGACAGCGAGCGCTGA
- a CDS encoding thrombospondin type 3 repeat-containing protein — protein sequence MAVTTDSHPYSTYHFDNNSYHWSTISRGSAKKADSFVYNTNGAGHIFLYESGDPWGWVTAIECKGCSYGCVRGGRSISSSYKAIRRDNVQDFPDKDGDGIADSKDNCPSNKNTSQLDTDKDGKGDACDTDDDGDTILDTKDNCPLVKNTAQTDTDKDGKGDACDTDDDGDTILDTKDNCPTVANKSQLDTDKDGKGDACDDDDDADTIPDAKDNCPLVKNTAQTDTDKDGKGDACEADDDGDGITDAEDNCPTDANADQADADGDGSGDACDDDDDGDGVLDATDVCPEVADATQTDADGDGIGDACDDDLDGDGTPNGSDNCPDLAHESQEDSDEDGVGDACDDDLDGDGVFNAVDNCPTVVNPDQKAGLGDKGEACSSGDLGELGFVDPAATGDDDAVSGGCGCALPGGGSDRSWPALLAAAAVGAIGLRRRRR from the coding sequence ATCGCCGTGACGACGGACTCGCACCCGTATTCGACTTACCACTTCGACAACAACAGCTACCACTGGAGCACGATTTCGCGCGGCAGCGCCAAGAAGGCCGACTCGTTCGTCTACAACACCAACGGCGCGGGCCACATCTTCCTGTACGAGAGCGGCGACCCCTGGGGCTGGGTCACCGCCATCGAGTGCAAGGGCTGCTCGTACGGCTGCGTGCGCGGCGGTCGCAGCATCAGCTCGAGCTACAAGGCCATCCGGCGCGACAACGTCCAGGACTTCCCCGACAAGGACGGCGACGGCATCGCCGACTCGAAGGACAACTGCCCGTCCAACAAGAACACCAGCCAGCTGGACACGGACAAGGACGGCAAGGGCGACGCCTGCGACACGGACGACGACGGGGACACGATCCTCGACACCAAGGACAACTGCCCGCTGGTGAAGAACACCGCGCAGACCGACACGGACAAGGACGGCAAGGGCGACGCCTGTGACACGGACGACGACGGGGACACGATCCTCGACACCAAGGACAACTGCCCCACCGTCGCCAACAAGAGCCAGCTGGACACGGACAAGGACGGCAAAGGCGACGCCTGCGACGACGACGACGACGCGGACACCATCCCCGACGCCAAGGACAACTGCCCGCTGGTGAAGAACACCGCGCAGACCGATACGGACAAGGACGGCAAGGGCGACGCCTGCGAGGCGGACGACGACGGCGACGGCATCACCGACGCAGAGGACAACTGTCCGACGGACGCCAACGCGGACCAGGCCGACGCCGACGGAGACGGCAGCGGCGACGCCTGCGACGACGACGACGACGGTGACGGAGTGCTCGACGCGACGGACGTCTGCCCCGAGGTCGCCGACGCGACCCAGACCGACGCCGACGGCGACGGGATCGGCGACGCTTGCGACGACGACCTGGACGGCGACGGCACGCCGAACGGCAGCGACAACTGCCCCGACCTCGCCCACGAGAGCCAGGAAGACTCGGACGAAGACGGCGTCGGCGACGCCTGCGACGACGACCTGGACGGCGACGGCGTGTTCAACGCGGTGGACAACTGCCCGACGGTGGTGAACCCGGACCAGAAGGCCGGCCTCGGCGACAAGGGCGAGGCCTGCTCCAGCGGCGATCTGGGCGAGCTCGGCTTCGTCGATCCGGCGGCGACCGGTGACGACGACGCGGTGAGCGGCGGCTGCGGCTGCGCGCTGCCGGGCGGTGGGAGCGACCGCTCCTGGCCGGCGCTGCTCGCGGCGGCAGCAGTCGGGGCGATCGGGCTCCGGCGCCGGCGCCGGTGA
- a CDS encoding pirin family protein: MLGAAAAVPLGVWALSKKDEPAPSASPEGPRRSREIERVVTAQRTSDGAGVNLNRILGGRELPMLDPFLLLDEFVSDNPNDYIAGFPDHPHRGFETVTYMLHGAMEHKDSVGNRGRLGPGTAQWMTAGRGIIHSEMPKQERGLMWGYQLWVNLPKQSKWRAPRYQDIPAEKIPERDVDGAHLRVVAGNAQGVTGPVQGIDVEPLFLDVALTKGARFSHDLPAAHTAFVYVVDGALRVGPSKRELRRGQLAVLAPGEVFEASCDAEKGRGLLLAARPLHEPVARRGPFVMNTDDEIRQAFEDYRSGRLVGG, translated from the coding sequence ATGCTCGGAGCCGCCGCCGCCGTGCCTCTCGGGGTGTGGGCGCTCTCCAAGAAGGACGAGCCCGCGCCCAGCGCCTCCCCCGAAGGGCCGCGCCGCTCCCGCGAGATCGAGCGTGTGGTCACCGCGCAGCGCACCAGCGACGGCGCCGGCGTCAACTTGAACCGCATCCTCGGCGGCCGCGAGCTCCCGATGCTCGACCCGTTCCTCCTGCTCGACGAGTTCGTCTCCGACAACCCGAACGACTACATCGCGGGCTTCCCCGATCACCCGCACCGCGGTTTCGAGACCGTCACCTACATGTTGCACGGCGCCATGGAGCACAAGGACAGCGTCGGCAACCGCGGCCGGCTCGGGCCCGGCACGGCGCAGTGGATGACCGCGGGGCGCGGCATCATCCACTCGGAGATGCCCAAGCAGGAGCGGGGCCTGATGTGGGGTTACCAGCTCTGGGTCAACCTGCCGAAGCAGAGCAAGTGGCGCGCGCCGCGCTACCAGGACATCCCCGCGGAGAAGATCCCCGAGCGCGACGTGGACGGCGCGCACCTGCGCGTCGTCGCGGGCAACGCGCAGGGCGTGACGGGTCCGGTGCAGGGCATCGACGTCGAGCCCCTGTTCCTGGACGTGGCGCTCACCAAGGGCGCGCGCTTCAGCCACGACCTGCCCGCCGCCCACACCGCGTTCGTCTACGTCGTGGACGGCGCGCTGCGCGTCGGTCCCTCGAAGCGCGAGCTCCGCCGCGGCCAGCTCGCCGTCCTCGCCCCCGGCGAGGTGTTCGAGGCGAGCTGCGATGCGGAGAAGGGCCGGGGCCTGCTGTTGGCTGCCCGCCCGCTGCACGAGCCGGTGGCGCGGCGCGGGCCGTTCGTGATGAACACCGACGACGAGATCCGCCAGGCGTTCGAAGACTACCGGTCAGGGCGACTGGTCGGCGGCTGA
- a CDS encoding FG-GAP repeat protein: protein MPLTGLALACGSATTEDSATSTEPLTANQQAKLVPNDGEASDRFSYAAVDVDGDTAIVGAWGDDDKGSNAGAAYVFVKNGGTWSQQAKLTASDGGANDYFGVVTAVEGDTAIVGAYQDDNWQGSAYVFVRNGTTWTQQAKLTAGDPTNGAEFGCRVGISGDTVIVGARWRAPSGAAYVFTRSGTTWSQQAKLTSDATAGGGVSGGGFGWSVDVSGDTALVSAFQDDITATDQGSLFVFTRSGATWSQQAKLVASDAGAGHKLGYWVALQGNTVLAGAPFHGSGRGAGYVFFRSGTAWSEQGKLLAADGAAGDNLGNAVAVHGDVAILGAEGDDIGTSANQGSAYLFTRTGNAWSEAVKLAAADGTGGDQFGNAVSLSNGVALAGAYLDNPKGSQSGSAYVFDYTNGTGGTGGTGGTATGGTGGTATGGTGGTAAGGTAGAGGAGTGGTAGSATGGSAGASGGGAGVAGAAGASAGSGGGGTGGAGVGGDGTGASATGGAAGPGGSESSSEDEGGCGCRLSGQGAPSSQLSLLFVAAGASLLRRRRRAR from the coding sequence ATGCCGCTGACCGGGCTCGCGCTCGCCTGTGGGAGCGCGACGACCGAGGACTCGGCGACCTCGACCGAGCCACTCACGGCGAACCAGCAGGCCAAGCTCGTGCCCAACGACGGCGAGGCCAGCGACCGCTTCAGCTACGCGGCCGTGGACGTCGATGGTGACACGGCCATCGTCGGCGCGTGGGGAGACGACGACAAGGGATCGAACGCGGGGGCCGCCTACGTCTTCGTGAAGAACGGCGGCACCTGGTCGCAGCAGGCCAAGCTCACCGCGAGCGACGGCGGCGCCAACGACTACTTCGGCGTCGTGACGGCCGTCGAAGGGGACACGGCGATCGTCGGCGCCTACCAGGACGACAACTGGCAGGGCTCCGCCTACGTCTTCGTGCGCAACGGAACGACCTGGACGCAGCAGGCCAAGCTCACGGCGGGAGACCCCACGAACGGGGCGGAGTTCGGCTGCCGAGTCGGCATCTCCGGCGACACCGTGATCGTGGGCGCCCGCTGGCGTGCGCCGTCGGGCGCGGCCTACGTCTTCACGCGGAGCGGGACGACCTGGTCGCAGCAAGCGAAGCTCACGTCGGATGCGACCGCCGGCGGCGGCGTGTCGGGCGGTGGGTTCGGCTGGTCCGTGGACGTCTCCGGCGACACGGCGCTGGTGAGCGCGTTCCAGGACGACATCACCGCGACGGACCAGGGGTCGCTGTTCGTCTTCACGCGAAGCGGCGCGACCTGGTCGCAGCAGGCGAAGCTGGTCGCGTCCGACGCCGGCGCCGGACACAAGCTGGGCTACTGGGTCGCGCTTCAGGGAAACACGGTTCTGGCCGGCGCTCCCTTCCACGGCTCGGGCAGAGGCGCGGGCTACGTGTTCTTCCGCTCGGGCACCGCGTGGTCGGAGCAAGGGAAGCTCCTGGCCGCGGACGGCGCGGCGGGGGACAACCTCGGCAACGCCGTGGCGGTTCACGGCGACGTCGCGATCCTCGGCGCCGAGGGCGACGACATCGGCACGAGCGCGAATCAGGGCAGCGCGTACCTCTTCACGCGCACCGGCAACGCCTGGAGCGAGGCCGTGAAGCTCGCCGCGGCGGATGGGACCGGCGGCGACCAGTTCGGAAACGCGGTGTCCTTGTCCAACGGCGTGGCGCTCGCGGGCGCCTATCTGGACAACCCCAAGGGCTCCCAGAGCGGGTCGGCGTACGTCTTCGACTACACCAACGGCACCGGTGGCACCGGCGGCACTGGCGGCACGGCGACGGGTGGCACCGGCGGCACCGCGACGGGTGGCACCGGCGGCACCGCGGCGGGTGGCACGGCCGGCGCGGGCGGCGCAGGAACCGGCGGCACTGCGGGCAGTGCCACGGGCGGTAGCGCGGGCGCATCCGGCGGTGGCGCTGGAGTTGCTGGCGCCGCGGGAGCTTCCGCAGGCAGCGGAGGCGGCGGAACCGGCGGCGCTGGAGTCGGAGGTGACGGCACGGGCGCAAGCGCAACGGGCGGCGCGGCCGGTCCGGGCGGCAGCGAGAGCTCGTCCGAGGACGAGGGCGGCTGCGGCTGCCGACTCTCCGGGCAAGGCGCGCCTTCGTCGCAGCTCTCGCTGCTCTTCGTCGCCGCGGGGGCGAGCCTCCTGCGACGCCGTCGGCGCGCGCGCTGA
- a CDS encoding thrombospondin type 3 repeat-containing protein: MTRACDDDLDGDGVFNAVDNCPTVVNPDQKAGLGDKGEACSSGDLGELGFVDPAATGDDDAVSGGCGCALPGAGSDRSWPALLAAAAVGAIGLRRRRR, translated from the coding sequence ATGACTCGAGCCTGCGACGACGACCTGGACGGCGACGGCGTGTTCAACGCGGTGGACAACTGCCCGACCGTGGTGAACCCAGACCAGAAGGCCGGCCTCGGCGACAAGGGCGAGGCCTGCTCCAGCGGCGATCTGGGCGAGCTCGGCTTCGTCGATCCGGCGGCGACCGGCGACGACGACGCGGTGAGCGGCGGCTGCGGCTGCGCGCTGCCGGGCGCTGGGAGCGACCGCTCCTGGCCGGCGCTGCTCGCGGCGGCTGCGGTCGGGGCGATCGGGCTCCGGCGCCGGCGCCGCTGA
- a CDS encoding ferritin-like domain-containing protein — MRRFGAVDTYARWLFAALGVAVPACGGDSESGGSGNAHPCKDPQPLLVNGQPTGVESCGPGAVRRREALTCPEAMPRVNPCTATNMNCSADADCNAGPHGYCAFNQGGGGAPSSCNCNYGCTNDSECADGQRCLCGDPVGRCVPATCSTSSDCQSGFDCVTPVGACSAPSLNCQTKADECSSDDDCPTTGYCGVGTDGQRVCTMNGCAGLGRPFLVEGAARLAEVCGRRDYAKADAPSLAGLTRAERLILAEHWTRVGLMEHASVAAFARFTLQLLALGAPAELVRQSCGAQADETEHAVLAFAFASAYAGSPLGPGPLDMSGALPPLDARQVLGDVIREGCIGETLAAVEAEHGAEHAADPAVRAALSGVARDETRHAALAWRFVGWLLDVQPELRAFARAELARAAAEVRAHTLPPARDGAEKKRALGMIDERERAELRRDALERVVAPAATALLGAPSERTCAPA; from the coding sequence ATGAGGCGATTCGGTGCGGTGGACACGTATGCCCGGTGGCTGTTCGCGGCGCTCGGCGTGGCGGTGCCGGCCTGCGGCGGTGACAGCGAGAGCGGCGGCAGCGGCAACGCGCACCCCTGCAAGGACCCGCAGCCGCTCCTGGTGAACGGGCAGCCCACGGGGGTGGAGAGCTGCGGCCCGGGGGCGGTACGACGGCGCGAGGCACTGACGTGTCCGGAGGCGATGCCCCGGGTGAACCCGTGCACGGCCACCAACATGAACTGCTCCGCCGACGCGGACTGCAACGCCGGGCCCCACGGCTACTGCGCGTTCAACCAGGGAGGCGGCGGCGCGCCGTCGTCCTGCAACTGCAACTATGGCTGCACCAACGACAGCGAGTGCGCCGACGGACAGCGCTGCTTGTGCGGCGATCCCGTGGGTCGCTGCGTGCCCGCGACGTGCAGCACGTCGAGCGACTGCCAGAGCGGCTTCGACTGCGTGACGCCGGTGGGGGCGTGCTCCGCGCCCAGCCTGAACTGCCAGACCAAGGCGGACGAGTGCTCGAGCGACGACGACTGTCCCACCACGGGCTACTGCGGGGTCGGGACCGACGGCCAGCGGGTCTGCACCATGAATGGCTGCGCGGGCCTCGGCCGCCCGTTCCTGGTCGAGGGCGCGGCGCGCCTGGCCGAGGTCTGCGGGCGGCGCGACTACGCGAAGGCGGACGCGCCCTCGCTCGCCGGACTGACCCGAGCCGAGCGGTTGATCCTCGCCGAGCACTGGACCCGGGTGGGCCTGATGGAGCACGCCTCGGTGGCCGCCTTCGCGCGCTTCACGTTGCAGCTCCTCGCGCTCGGCGCGCCCGCCGAGCTGGTGCGCCAGAGCTGCGGGGCTCAAGCGGACGAGACGGAGCACGCCGTGCTCGCGTTCGCGTTCGCGAGCGCCTACGCCGGGAGCCCGCTGGGCCCGGGGCCGCTCGACATGAGCGGCGCGCTGCCGCCGCTCGACGCGCGGCAGGTGCTCGGCGACGTGATCCGCGAGGGTTGCATCGGCGAGACCCTGGCTGCGGTGGAGGCCGAGCACGGCGCGGAGCACGCCGCCGATCCAGCGGTGCGCGCGGCGCTGTCTGGCGTCGCGCGGGACGAGACTCGCCACGCCGCGCTCGCCTGGCGCTTCGTCGGCTGGCTGCTCGATGTCCAGCCCGAGCTTCGCGCATTCGCCCGGGCCGAGCTCGCGCGGGCCGCCGCCGAGGTGCGCGCCCACACGCTGCCACCTGCTCGGGACGGCGCGGAGAAGAAGCGCGCGCTCGGCATGATCGACGAGCGCGAGCGAGCTGAGCTCCGGCGCGACGCCCTCGAGCGAGTGGTGGCGCCCGCCGCGACGGCGCTACTGGGCGCGCCGTCGGAGCGGACCTGCGCGCCCGCGTGA
- a CDS encoding 1-acyl-sn-glycerol-3-phosphate acyltransferase: MPRARDIARSALTWAGFAGVVLVGVPPMVLGYPLVLVDPNRAISDWYFRRIARVLMGVNPFWTVHVEGKQLLARGGPYVLVVNHQSFADLMAMCFLDHPTKYLGKQSVFKVPVFGWALRIAGEVPVVRGNRRSGAEALDRLGDWLDRGVSVALFPEGTRSDDGSIGRFKLGAFRLAIEHGRPVVPVVIAGARELLPKHSLVFQERADIRVRVLEPESTDGLGERHTLELAERVRARMVAALADMEPC; this comes from the coding sequence GTGCCACGCGCGCGCGACATCGCCCGCTCCGCGCTGACCTGGGCCGGCTTCGCCGGTGTGGTGCTGGTCGGCGTGCCGCCCATGGTCCTGGGGTACCCCTTGGTGCTGGTGGACCCGAATCGCGCGATTTCGGACTGGTACTTCCGGCGCATCGCGCGCGTGCTGATGGGGGTGAACCCGTTCTGGACGGTGCACGTCGAGGGCAAACAGCTCCTCGCGCGCGGCGGCCCCTACGTGCTGGTGGTCAACCATCAGAGTTTTGCCGACCTGATGGCCATGTGCTTCCTCGATCATCCGACCAAGTACCTGGGCAAGCAGAGCGTGTTCAAGGTGCCGGTGTTCGGCTGGGCGCTCCGCATCGCAGGCGAGGTGCCGGTGGTGCGCGGTAACCGACGGAGCGGCGCCGAGGCCCTCGACCGACTCGGCGACTGGCTCGACCGGGGCGTTTCGGTGGCGCTCTTCCCCGAGGGCACGCGGAGCGACGACGGCAGCATCGGCCGGTTCAAGCTGGGCGCCTTCAGGCTGGCGATAGAACACGGTCGCCCCGTCGTGCCGGTGGTCATCGCGGGAGCGCGCGAGCTCTTGCCGAAGCACTCGCTGGTGTTCCAGGAGCGCGCCGACATCCGCGTGCGCGTGCTCGAGCCCGAGAGCACCGACGGACTCGGCGAGCGCCACACGCTGGAGCTCGCCGAGCGAGTGCGCGCTCGCATGGTGGCAGCGCTCGCCGACATGGAACCCTGCTGA
- a CDS encoding LysR family transcriptional regulator, translating to MNSVNSRDLDLNLLRVFVVTAEAGSVTAAAERLYLTQPAVSAAMKRLSSAVGAPLFARAGRGLTLTARGELLLGRARPHLEALLAAALSPTVFDPKTSERTVRLGLADASEPWLLPALLRVLAQRAPRLRLIVLPVQFRTVGEALASGRVDMAVTVADELPAGTERSELFVGELVCLFDPRFARLGKTPSLASYLAHDHAVVSYNGDLRGIVEDALGLSRRVRLSVPSFQSVGGVIDGTALVATVPSLVARELSRTRPHLRTAPLPFSLGRAPMELLWRKAVADDDAVRFVRDEIVRISRAAVASSRRPPATPRAGARARRTARP from the coding sequence ATGAATTCTGTTAATTCCAGGGACCTCGATCTCAACCTGCTGCGCGTGTTCGTGGTCACCGCGGAGGCAGGCAGCGTGACCGCAGCGGCCGAGCGCTTGTACCTGACGCAGCCGGCGGTGAGCGCGGCGATGAAGCGCCTGTCGAGTGCCGTTGGCGCGCCGCTGTTCGCGCGCGCCGGACGCGGGCTCACGCTCACCGCTCGAGGCGAGCTCCTGCTCGGGCGCGCGCGCCCGCACCTCGAGGCGCTCTTGGCCGCTGCCCTCTCGCCGACCGTATTCGATCCCAAGACCAGCGAGCGCACGGTGCGGCTCGGGCTCGCCGACGCCAGCGAGCCCTGGCTCTTGCCGGCGCTGCTGCGCGTGCTCGCCCAGAGGGCGCCCCGTCTCCGGCTGATCGTGCTGCCGGTGCAGTTCCGCACGGTGGGCGAAGCGCTGGCGTCGGGCCGCGTGGACATGGCGGTCACCGTCGCCGACGAGCTGCCGGCGGGGACGGAGCGCTCCGAGCTGTTCGTGGGCGAGCTCGTGTGCCTGTTCGACCCGCGCTTCGCCCGGCTGGGCAAGACACCCTCGCTGGCGAGCTACCTCGCACACGACCACGCCGTCGTCTCGTACAACGGCGACCTCAGGGGCATCGTCGAAGATGCCCTGGGGCTCAGCCGGCGGGTACGGCTCTCGGTGCCCTCGTTCCAGAGCGTCGGCGGCGTGATCGACGGGACCGCGCTGGTCGCGACGGTGCCGTCGCTGGTGGCCCGGGAGCTCTCCCGCACGCGCCCGCACCTGCGCACGGCTCCGCTGCCTTTCAGCCTCGGCCGTGCGCCCATGGAGCTGCTCTGGCGCAAGGCCGTCGCTGACGACGACGCCGTGCGCTTCGTGCGCGACGAGATCGTGCGCATCTCGCGCGCGGCAGTGGCTAGTTCCCGTCGGCCCCCAGCCACTCCGCGAGCAGGTGCTCGAGCTCGCCGGACTGCGAGACCGTAG
- a CDS encoding sel1 repeat family protein translates to MGATGCYRGKPGLGKASAEQGLAESLGEGSCRVVPQRATPLVMDWTSHERADLEVAMAEDGLALVRYDCKNLELIRGCAASGSYGYVGVEPKEDVLQLSDADEIRANLPAFGAKISAELQRGSALDLAFTTVGKRRAVTPSVARSALGTDPECQRATHFVRGAYLGAFAVKRGQQGRIAGAVEVFGAGASGLRSASSERTMKDGEASACKGLSVESGKPPARCGSALRLELVALDAAQTGADDAVVTECPEGLVPVAGKCTHRRASTGYVCNPAKPAECRAECDKGDLASCGYYGYALHYAYFGVAKDVARARALYEQACAKNVQYACSGLGIMYSRGEAGLPKDLDRDFALQDAACKAGEMRGCNNLAVRYEDRGEQEKAVELFERACSGGFAYSCANWGAKLKHGSGAPKNVAKALELFQKSCDAGQSKGCLELAYMYAGGLEVPQDPGKAAALYRRTCDGGRDTVGNNACRQLAWAHFKGSGVVQDVSRGLQYLKTACDDGHGGSCSDLASLHFSGTHVAKNEVQGNAILEAACQRDVGEGCAELGLSFQLGRAVPKDPQRALELAKKACSLDSGRGCQDQGFLLAHTAGHDPAQVRDLYDKACELGDRAGCYNAGIRYFEGILAARRDEKRGLAALEKSCTLGYARLACSYLARRHPDKERRVAFATIGCENSDGASCHLAGATAQDGRGTPKSDLVAADFYDRACKAKYAEGCAALASLYERSPSLPKDSARTESLRKERCLVEASSSNFWNCRLEWLDDICKDNERCTQLAYKLAKGTQGLKADGKLARKLWKQGCGAKHHNACWGLADAYWNAWGGSKDRAQSVKYVELACSLGADPKDCAATLEARKR, encoded by the coding sequence TTGGGCGCTACTGGTTGCTACCGTGGCAAGCCAGGCCTCGGCAAAGCGAGCGCCGAGCAGGGCCTGGCGGAGTCGCTGGGCGAAGGCAGTTGCCGAGTGGTGCCCCAGCGCGCGACCCCGCTCGTGATGGACTGGACCTCCCACGAGCGGGCGGACCTCGAGGTCGCCATGGCCGAGGACGGCCTCGCCCTCGTGCGCTACGACTGCAAGAACCTGGAGCTGATCCGGGGCTGCGCCGCGTCCGGCAGCTACGGCTACGTCGGCGTCGAGCCCAAAGAGGACGTGCTGCAGCTGAGCGACGCCGACGAGATCCGCGCCAACTTGCCGGCCTTCGGGGCGAAGATCTCCGCGGAGCTCCAGCGCGGCTCGGCGCTGGACTTGGCGTTCACGACCGTCGGCAAGCGCCGAGCAGTGACCCCCAGTGTCGCCCGGAGCGCTCTGGGAACCGACCCGGAGTGTCAGCGGGCGACGCATTTCGTGCGAGGTGCGTATCTCGGAGCCTTCGCCGTCAAGCGCGGGCAGCAGGGTCGGATCGCCGGCGCCGTGGAAGTCTTCGGCGCCGGCGCGAGCGGGCTCAGGAGCGCGAGCAGCGAGCGCACGATGAAGGACGGTGAGGCGAGCGCATGCAAGGGGCTATCTGTCGAGTCGGGGAAGCCGCCGGCTCGATGCGGATCGGCACTGCGCCTGGAGCTCGTCGCGCTCGACGCTGCTCAGACTGGAGCCGACGACGCCGTCGTGACCGAGTGCCCCGAGGGCCTGGTGCCGGTCGCCGGCAAATGCACACACCGTCGAGCTTCGACCGGCTACGTCTGCAACCCGGCGAAGCCGGCCGAGTGCCGCGCCGAGTGCGACAAGGGGGATCTGGCGAGCTGCGGCTACTACGGCTACGCCCTTCACTACGCCTACTTCGGAGTCGCCAAGGATGTTGCGCGTGCCCGAGCCCTCTACGAGCAAGCGTGCGCGAAGAACGTTCAGTACGCCTGTAGTGGCCTCGGGATCATGTACTCCCGCGGCGAGGCCGGCCTGCCGAAGGATCTCGACCGCGACTTCGCGCTCCAAGACGCGGCGTGCAAGGCCGGAGAAATGCGCGGGTGCAACAACCTGGCCGTTCGCTACGAAGATCGAGGCGAGCAGGAGAAGGCCGTGGAGCTCTTCGAGCGGGCCTGTTCCGGCGGGTTCGCGTACTCCTGCGCCAATTGGGGCGCCAAGCTGAAGCACGGCAGCGGAGCTCCGAAGAACGTAGCGAAGGCCCTCGAGCTCTTTCAGAAGAGCTGCGACGCGGGTCAGAGCAAGGGTTGCCTCGAGCTGGCCTACATGTACGCGGGAGGCCTCGAGGTGCCTCAGGACCCCGGCAAGGCGGCGGCGCTCTACCGCCGGACCTGCGACGGAGGGCGCGACACGGTCGGCAACAACGCCTGTCGCCAACTCGCGTGGGCGCACTTCAAGGGAAGCGGAGTCGTGCAGGACGTGAGCCGCGGGCTCCAGTACCTGAAGACGGCCTGTGACGACGGCCACGGAGGGTCGTGCAGCGATTTGGCCTCGCTCCACTTTTCCGGGACCCACGTGGCCAAAAACGAAGTCCAGGGCAACGCGATCCTGGAAGCGGCTTGTCAGCGCGACGTGGGCGAGGGCTGTGCGGAGCTCGGACTCTCGTTTCAGCTCGGGCGAGCCGTGCCCAAAGACCCGCAGCGCGCGCTCGAGCTCGCGAAGAAAGCCTGCTCGCTCGACAGTGGCCGCGGCTGTCAGGACCAGGGATTCCTGCTCGCGCATACTGCTGGACACGACCCGGCCCAGGTCCGGGACCTCTACGACAAGGCCTGCGAGCTCGGTGACCGCGCCGGCTGCTACAACGCCGGCATCCGCTACTTCGAGGGTATTCTCGCAGCTCGGCGCGACGAGAAAAGAGGGCTGGCGGCGCTCGAAAAGTCTTGCACCCTCGGCTACGCGCGTCTGGCCTGCTCCTACCTGGCCCGACGCCATCCCGACAAGGAACGTCGCGTGGCTTTCGCGACCATCGGCTGCGAGAATTCGGATGGCGCGAGCTGCCATCTGGCCGGCGCGACGGCGCAGGACGGTCGTGGCACGCCGAAAAGCGACCTCGTGGCGGCGGACTTCTACGACCGAGCCTGCAAGGCAAAATACGCGGAAGGTTGCGCAGCCCTGGCGAGCCTCTACGAGCGTAGCCCTTCGTTGCCCAAGGACAGCGCGCGTACCGAGTCCTTGCGCAAGGAGCGCTGCCTGGTGGAAGCGAGTTCCTCGAACTTTTGGAACTGCAGGCTCGAGTGGCTGGACGACATCTGCAAAGACAACGAGCGCTGCACGCAGCTCGCCTACAAGCTCGCCAAGGGGACCCAGGGGTTGAAGGCCGACGGAAAGCTGGCGCGGAAGCTGTGGAAGCAGGGCTGTGGGGCCAAGCACCACAACGCTTGTTGGGGCCTCGCGGACGCCTACTGGAATGCGTGGGGCGGGTCCAAGGACCGCGCTCAGAGCGTCAAGTACGTAGAGCTCGCGTGCAGTCTTGGAGCGGACCCCAAAGACTGCGCGGCGACCCTCGAGGCGCGCAAGCGCTGA